Proteins from one Streptomyces cynarae genomic window:
- a CDS encoding RNA polymerase sigma factor, which produces MIGGEKKRKVPRQRGLAPGDLCPEEVLCPEAQRQWEAGLSKTPALRNLVWAYTNAQGTHTDDVMSKVMMAFFARLRSGPLDGDVEAYLRTITKRRAWNHLKEL; this is translated from the coding sequence ATGATCGGCGGCGAGAAGAAGCGGAAAGTGCCGCGCCAGCGTGGCCTTGCCCCTGGTGACCTATGCCCTGAAGAGGTCTTGTGCCCTGAGGCCCAGCGGCAGTGGGAAGCCGGGCTGAGCAAGACACCCGCGCTGCGCAACCTGGTCTGGGCCTACACAAACGCGCAGGGAACGCACACCGACGACGTCATGTCGAAGGTGATGATGGCGTTCTTTGCGCGGCTCAGGTCAGGTCCCTTGGACGGGGACGTCGAGGCCTACCTCAGGACGATCACCAAGCGCCGCGCGTGGAACCACCTCAAAGAACTCTGA
- a CDS encoding DUF6009 family protein encodes MSSLLTESDLIHESDVVWLEPLDGLDYVRQALDKTKRRNNRPPYARDGRMVGYARLDDSAEPDPDSGLYKRRVFYLLPHDRDSIPDGLYHEGAPGEAVDPRTIAPKKPGTKTDRSQRGPAAIASARL; translated from the coding sequence ATGAGCTCGCTGTTGACCGAGAGCGACCTCATCCACGAATCCGACGTGGTGTGGCTGGAGCCCCTCGACGGTCTCGACTACGTCCGCCAGGCCCTCGACAAGACCAAGCGCCGCAACAACCGGCCCCCCTACGCCCGCGACGGCCGCATGGTCGGCTACGCGCGCCTGGACGACAGCGCCGAACCCGACCCCGACAGTGGCCTGTACAAGCGCCGCGTCTTCTACCTCCTGCCGCACGACCGCGACAGCATCCCCGACGGCCTCTACCACGAAGGCGCCCCCGGCGAAGCCGTCGACCCCCGCACCATCGCACCCAAGAAGCCCGGCACCAAGACCGACCGCTCCCAGCGCGGACCCGCCGCCATAGCGTCCGCAAGGCTCTAA
- a CDS encoding GNAT family N-acetyltransferase yields MPYSPMPLQLDTARLTLRPWTEPDIDAHRALVAERGGGMPSIEDNRCMIEDQRAASALTGIALLPVIRRDVGDFIGYCGLTVSRASVDEPEIAYELFRRVHGQGYATEAASAVLDAAIATGRKRLWSTVRPWNAPSFRVLEKLGFQRAHATTEDSGELVWLTRSLP; encoded by the coding sequence ATGCCGTATTCGCCGATGCCGCTCCAACTCGACACCGCTCGGCTGACGTTGCGTCCGTGGACCGAGCCTGACATCGACGCCCATCGGGCGCTCGTCGCCGAACGGGGTGGTGGCATGCCGTCGATCGAGGACAACCGGTGCATGATCGAGGATCAGCGCGCTGCGTCGGCACTGACAGGGATTGCTCTGCTGCCCGTCATCCGCCGAGATGTGGGCGACTTCATCGGGTATTGCGGGCTCACTGTCAGTCGGGCGTCCGTTGACGAGCCGGAGATCGCCTACGAGCTGTTCCGGCGCGTGCACGGACAGGGCTATGCCACCGAGGCGGCGTCCGCGGTACTCGACGCGGCGATCGCGACTGGGCGGAAACGGCTCTGGTCGACGGTGCGTCCCTGGAACGCGCCATCGTTTCGCGTCCTCGAAAAGCTTGGGTTCCAGCGCGCCCACGCCACGACAGAAGACAGTGGCGAACTGGTGTGGCTCACCCGTTCCCTACCGTAA
- a CDS encoding DNA primase family protein, protein MSSAESTPRFDPQAAAQQMLELDLPPGTGQPSSLPLLPAQATAAPTAGTSVGWAPAAPLPPSLSDRGNARLFVQRYRDQFRHCEGLGWFVWDGYRWKRTGGEKAALWAAGEMAEDLPTHDPQGLYTDRELARHKRRTLSTTGIQALLTQAKASPDLSVDPDTLDGDPYALCTPAGVVRLHTGQLQKPDPSKDFHSRATSVAPQQMDTPRWHRFLADTFGDDDAGREMIDFLHLLLGYSITGDVGAQVLPFLHGEGKNGKSALLDVILQILGDYADAAPPGFLMDRGAYSEHSTELTELHGRRLVVCSELKPDDKWDEARVKMLTGGDRIKARRMRQDYFSFTPTHHLWLLGNHRPEVSVGGFAFWRRIRLLPFTRTVPAERRIDNLAFELVRDEGPGILQWLIEGARRYLATRDPLDGPDQVRLATTTYATTEDHIGRFLEERCTRDSHADLRVEQGLLYAEYQNWCNTEEGVRAATPRAFATRVRSELGLSSPTDMIKSNGRKFYPGLALLEAE, encoded by the coding sequence ATGAGCAGCGCCGAGAGCACGCCGCGGTTTGATCCCCAGGCCGCCGCTCAGCAGATGCTCGAGCTCGACCTCCCCCCGGGCACCGGGCAGCCTTCCTCCCTGCCTCTGCTGCCCGCACAAGCCACCGCCGCCCCCACCGCCGGGACCAGCGTCGGCTGGGCACCGGCCGCACCCCTGCCGCCGTCCCTGAGCGACCGCGGCAACGCCCGCTTGTTCGTCCAGCGCTACCGGGACCAGTTCCGCCACTGCGAGGGCTTGGGCTGGTTCGTGTGGGACGGCTATCGCTGGAAGCGCACCGGCGGCGAGAAGGCGGCATTGTGGGCGGCCGGAGAGATGGCCGAGGACCTCCCCACCCACGACCCTCAAGGCCTCTACACCGACCGCGAGCTGGCCCGCCACAAGCGTCGCACCTTGTCCACCACCGGTATCCAGGCTCTGCTCACCCAGGCCAAGGCCTCTCCCGACCTGTCCGTGGACCCTGACACCCTCGACGGCGACCCCTACGCCCTGTGCACGCCGGCAGGCGTGGTCCGCCTCCACACCGGTCAGCTCCAGAAGCCAGACCCCAGCAAGGACTTCCACTCCCGCGCCACCAGCGTCGCTCCCCAGCAGATGGACACGCCTCGCTGGCACCGCTTCCTGGCCGACACCTTCGGTGACGACGACGCCGGCCGCGAGATGATCGACTTCCTGCACCTGCTCCTCGGCTACTCCATCACCGGAGACGTCGGCGCTCAGGTGCTGCCCTTCCTCCACGGCGAGGGCAAGAACGGCAAGAGCGCCTTGCTGGATGTCATCCTGCAGATCCTCGGCGACTACGCGGACGCCGCCCCGCCCGGCTTCCTCATGGATCGCGGCGCCTACTCCGAGCACTCCACAGAACTCACGGAGCTGCACGGTCGCCGCCTGGTGGTGTGCAGCGAACTCAAACCGGACGACAAGTGGGACGAAGCGCGTGTCAAAATGCTCACCGGCGGCGACCGGATCAAGGCCCGCCGCATGAGGCAGGACTACTTCTCCTTCACCCCCACCCACCACCTGTGGCTCCTCGGCAACCATCGCCCGGAGGTCTCCGTCGGAGGGTTCGCGTTCTGGCGTCGTATCCGGCTTCTGCCGTTCACCCGCACCGTCCCCGCCGAACGCCGGATCGACAACCTCGCCTTCGAACTGGTCCGCGACGAAGGCCCGGGCATCCTGCAGTGGCTAATCGAAGGCGCCCGCCGCTACCTCGCGACCCGCGATCCCCTCGACGGCCCCGATCAGGTACGCCTGGCCACCACCACTTACGCCACCACCGAGGACCACATCGGCCGCTTCCTCGAGGAGCGCTGCACCCGCGACAGCCATGCCGACCTCCGGGTCGAACAGGGCCTTCTGTATGCCGAATACCAGAACTGGTGCAACACCGAAGAAGGCGTCCGCGCCGCGACACCGCGCGCCTTCGCCACCCGTGTCCGCTCCGAACTCGGCCTCTCCTCGCCCACCGACATGATCAAGTCCAACGGGCGCAAGTTCTACCCGGGCTTGGCCCTGTTGGAGGCCGAATGA
- the tpg gene encoding telomere-protecting terminal protein Tpg, translating into MDTVGDGLEEALQKAFTRPIPRSAGAQMRYLVKQLKGTRPVAELLGITQRTVERYVKDQIRKPRPELAERLERQVRGRWQPQVRARAKKLAATTTGIVIDTRARFGYTAAPGTTDDPRLRHLTVALPPEYAARLFDAQEAGATEPQLRDIAAEGLGEMYFRDRGRRAQGLDVEFTDVEHVEFDL; encoded by the coding sequence ATGGACACGGTCGGGGACGGCCTCGAAGAGGCCCTCCAGAAGGCGTTTACCCGCCCGATCCCCAGGAGCGCGGGCGCGCAGATGCGCTACCTCGTCAAGCAGCTCAAGGGCACCAGACCGGTGGCCGAGCTGCTCGGCATCACCCAACGCACCGTCGAACGCTACGTCAAGGACCAGATCCGCAAGCCCAGACCAGAACTCGCGGAGCGGCTCGAGCGCCAAGTCCGCGGACGGTGGCAGCCCCAGGTCCGCGCCCGGGCGAAGAAGTTGGCGGCCACCACCACCGGCATCGTCATCGACACCCGCGCCCGCTTCGGCTACACCGCCGCCCCCGGCACCACCGACGACCCCCGGCTGCGCCACCTCACCGTGGCCCTGCCCCCCGAGTACGCCGCCCGCCTCTTCGACGCCCAGGAAGCCGGCGCCACCGAACCTCAGCTACGCGACATCGCAGCCGAAGGCCTCGGCGAGATGTACTTCCGCGACCGCGGCCGCCGCGCCCAAGGCCTCGATGTTGAGTTCACCGACGTCGAGCACGTCGAGTTCGACCTCTGA
- a CDS encoding DNA polymerase III subunit alpha, whose protein sequence is MVDTWRGHRSGRGERQPGGSSRGFTHLRVASGYSARYGASLPSALVQRAAERGMTTLALTDRDTVAGTVRFATAAAAAGIRPVFGVDVAVAPLIPPDRAAGRPRTPVRGGAHVIEPPLRITLLAQNAAGWARLCRLVSAAHAEADGGAAPVVSWPVLRAYADQDLVVMLGPASEPVRALSAGRPDVAEQLLAPWRELAGEQLRLEAVYLGRQGTGAGSLRLAARTVGLADQLGVRTVLTNAVRYADPDQHRLADVLDAARLLRPVDRRHLDCGERWLKDPDDMAAAADRIAQAVGDDSTRAIRLLAETEATGHSCTLTPVDLGLGRPHFPEPAVVGAGPESGSAMRLLRQRCETGMVARGLERDERAVRQLHYELEVIGRLGFEGYFLAVAQVVADTRALGIRVAARGSGAGSMVNHTLFVATANPLEHRLLFERFLSERRTSLPDIDLDVESERRLEVYDAIIKRFGRERTAVTGMPETYRARHALRDTGLALGIPPQVVGEIAKSFPHLRARDIRGALAELPELRQLASKAGKFGPLWELAEGLDALPRGYAMHPCGVILSNAALLDRLPVQPTRAGYPMVQADKEDVEDLGLLKLDVLGVRMQSAMAYAVAEIRRTTGRLLDLDNPDHVSLNDPQAFEMIRASDTVGLFQLESPGQQDLVGRLQPRHMQDVVADISLFRPGPVSGGMPALYIAARHGAAPKYPHPDLEPVLNDTYGVVIWHEQIIAILTTMTGCDRAAGDVARRALADPGRLPKVEAWFRRTAGERGYTKDVLDEVWETVFSFGAYGFCRAHAVAFAVPALQSAYLKAHFPAYLYAGLLEHDPGMWPRRVIVADARRHGVGVLPVDVNHSSGQHSVEKTGQGWGVRLAFSTVKGISEAETARLVAGQPYTGLQDLWLRARPSLPLAQRLIRIGALDALSPGLTRRDLLLQATELHRQSRNRTATDGQLPLAGELVTAGPSGLPEMPSRDKLGAELDTLSIDVSQHLMEHHHRLLRELGATDAAHLRAMVPGQKVLVAGVRASTQTPPIPSGKRIIFCTLEDGSGLVDIAFFENSHEHVAHTVFHSGLLLVRGTVEARGPRRTVVGEMAWDLDEVAATRRDHGPQAALDLLGRTSPAPTPAQTATPQRTLADGTAGARLHPYADLLPASTRSADLRRLGHRSQGSAG, encoded by the coding sequence ATGGTGGATACCTGGAGAGGACACAGGTCAGGGAGGGGCGAACGACAGCCGGGAGGTTCGAGCCGTGGATTTACTCATCTGCGAGTCGCCTCCGGTTACTCCGCCCGCTACGGCGCCTCTCTCCCCAGCGCTCTTGTGCAGCGCGCTGCCGAGCGCGGGATGACGACGCTCGCGCTGACCGACCGGGACACCGTCGCGGGCACGGTCCGCTTCGCCACCGCCGCCGCGGCCGCCGGTATCCGCCCCGTCTTCGGTGTCGACGTCGCCGTCGCCCCACTCATCCCGCCTGATCGGGCCGCCGGACGGCCGCGTACGCCCGTGCGCGGCGGCGCGCACGTGATCGAGCCACCGCTGCGGATCACCCTGCTCGCACAGAACGCGGCCGGGTGGGCTCGCCTGTGCCGTCTGGTGTCCGCCGCGCACGCCGAGGCCGACGGCGGCGCGGCGCCGGTCGTGTCCTGGCCCGTCTTGCGCGCGTACGCCGACCAGGACCTGGTGGTGATGCTCGGCCCGGCCTCCGAACCGGTGCGGGCCCTGTCCGCTGGCCGCCCCGACGTTGCCGAGCAGCTGCTCGCGCCGTGGCGGGAGCTGGCCGGAGAGCAGCTGCGGCTGGAAGCCGTGTACCTGGGGCGGCAGGGCACCGGCGCGGGCTCGCTGCGGCTGGCCGCGCGCACCGTGGGCCTGGCCGACCAGCTCGGCGTCCGTACGGTGCTGACGAACGCGGTCCGCTACGCCGACCCCGACCAGCACCGGCTGGCCGACGTGCTGGATGCGGCCCGGCTGCTGCGGCCCGTCGACCGCCGCCACCTGGATTGCGGCGAACGCTGGCTGAAGGACCCGGACGACATGGCGGCGGCCGCCGACCGCATCGCCCAGGCCGTCGGCGACGACTCCACCCGGGCGATCCGCCTGCTGGCCGAGACCGAGGCCACCGGCCATTCGTGCACCCTCACCCCGGTCGATCTCGGGCTCGGGCGGCCCCACTTCCCCGAACCTGCCGTCGTCGGTGCCGGCCCAGAGAGCGGGTCGGCGATGCGGCTGCTGCGGCAGCGGTGTGAGACGGGAATGGTCGCTCGCGGTCTGGAGCGGGATGAGCGTGCCGTACGACAGCTGCACTACGAGCTGGAGGTCATCGGCCGGCTGGGCTTCGAGGGGTACTTCCTGGCCGTGGCCCAAGTGGTCGCGGACACCCGGGCACTGGGTATCCGAGTCGCAGCGCGCGGCTCCGGCGCCGGCTCCATGGTCAACCACACGCTGTTCGTCGCCACGGCCAACCCTCTCGAACACCGGCTGCTGTTCGAGCGCTTCCTCAGCGAGCGGCGTACGTCGTTGCCGGACATCGACCTCGATGTGGAGTCCGAGCGTCGGCTGGAGGTGTACGACGCGATCATCAAGCGGTTCGGGCGGGAGCGGACCGCGGTCACCGGCATGCCCGAAACCTACCGGGCGCGGCACGCTCTGCGCGATACCGGCCTCGCCCTGGGGATTCCGCCGCAGGTCGTCGGTGAGATCGCCAAGAGCTTTCCGCACCTGCGGGCCCGGGACATTCGCGGCGCGTTGGCCGAACTGCCGGAGCTTCGGCAACTCGCCTCCAAGGCGGGGAAATTCGGTCCGCTGTGGGAGCTCGCTGAAGGCCTGGATGCGCTGCCCCGCGGCTACGCCATGCACCCGTGCGGGGTGATTCTGTCGAACGCGGCGCTGCTGGACCGGCTTCCGGTGCAACCGACACGGGCCGGATACCCGATGGTGCAGGCCGACAAGGAGGACGTCGAAGATCTTGGTCTTCTGAAGCTCGACGTCCTGGGCGTGCGTATGCAGTCCGCGATGGCGTACGCGGTCGCCGAGATCCGCCGCACGACCGGACGCCTGCTCGATCTCGACAACCCCGACCACGTCAGCCTGAACGACCCGCAGGCCTTCGAGATGATCCGAGCCTCGGACACCGTTGGCCTCTTCCAGCTCGAAAGTCCCGGTCAGCAGGACCTGGTGGGGCGTCTCCAGCCCCGGCACATGCAGGACGTCGTCGCCGACATCAGCCTCTTCCGCCCCGGCCCCGTCTCCGGGGGCATGCCCGCCTTGTACATCGCCGCCCGGCACGGCGCCGCCCCCAAGTACCCGCATCCGGACCTGGAGCCGGTGCTCAACGACACCTACGGCGTGGTCATCTGGCACGAGCAGATCATCGCGATCCTCACCACGATGACCGGCTGTGACCGTGCCGCCGGCGACGTCGCCCGGCGCGCCCTGGCCGACCCCGGTCGGCTGCCCAAAGTCGAGGCGTGGTTCCGTCGCACGGCCGGCGAGCGCGGCTACACCAAGGACGTGCTGGACGAGGTGTGGGAGACCGTCTTCTCCTTCGGCGCGTACGGCTTCTGCCGCGCCCACGCGGTGGCCTTCGCCGTCCCCGCCCTGCAGTCCGCGTACCTGAAGGCGCACTTCCCGGCATATCTGTACGCGGGGCTGCTGGAGCACGATCCGGGCATGTGGCCGCGCCGGGTCATCGTCGCCGACGCCCGACGCCACGGCGTTGGCGTGCTGCCCGTCGACGTCAACCACTCCAGCGGGCAGCACAGCGTGGAGAAGACCGGGCAGGGCTGGGGGGTGCGCCTGGCGTTCTCCACGGTCAAGGGCATCAGCGAGGCGGAGACCGCCCGCCTGGTAGCTGGCCAGCCCTACACCGGTCTGCAGGATCTGTGGCTGCGCGCCCGCCCGTCCCTCCCGCTCGCACAGCGCCTCATCCGTATCGGCGCCCTCGACGCCCTCTCCCCCGGCCTGACCCGCCGGGATCTGCTCCTGCAGGCCACCGAACTGCACCGGCAATCCCGCAACCGTACCGCCACCGACGGGCAGCTGCCGCTGGCCGGCGAGCTCGTGACCGCCGGACCGAGCGGGCTGCCGGAAATGCCCAGCCGCGACAAGCTCGGCGCCGAACTCGACACCCTCTCCATCGACGTGAGCCAGCATCTGATGGAGCACCACCACCGGCTGCTGCGCGAACTCGGCGCGACCGACGCCGCCCACCTGCGCGCCATGGTGCCCGGACAGAAGGTCCTCGTCGCCGGAGTGCGGGCCTCCACGCAGACTCCTCCCATCCCGTCCGGCAAGCGGATCATCTTCTGCACCTTGGAGGACGGCTCCGGCCTGGTCGACATCGCCTTCTTCGAGAACTCCCACGAGCACGTCGCGCACACCGTGTTCCACTCCGGGCTGCTGCTCGTACGCGGCACGGTGGAGGCCCGCGGCCCGCGCCGCACCGTCGTCGGCGAGATGGCCTGGGACCTGGACGAGGTGGCCGCCACCCGCCGCGACCACGGACCCCAGGCCGCCCTCGACCTCCTCGGCCGCACCAGCCCAGCCCCCACCCCGGCCCAGACGGCCACCCCGCAGCGCACGCTCGCCGACGGCACCGCCGGAGCCCGCCTGCACCCATACGCCGACCTGCTGCCCGCCAGCACCCGCTCGGCGGACCTGCGCCGACTCGGCCACCGGAGTCAGGGAAGCGCTGGGTGA
- a CDS encoding TIGR02391 family protein, whose product MAKALNNLATGLNLTVRNVAAHTRDELTEQEGMERLAAYSYLARLLDQCEIRRAEEPEGT is encoded by the coding sequence TTGGCCAAGGCCCTCAACAACCTTGCGACTGGGCTGAACCTCACGGTCAGGAACGTCGCGGCTCACACTCGCGATGAACTGACCGAACAGGAGGGCATGGAGCGGCTGGCGGCCTACAGTTACTTGGCCCGCCTGCTCGACCAGTGCGAGATCCGGCGCGCAGAGGAGCCCGAAGGCACGTGA
- a CDS encoding bifunctional DNA primase/polymerase: MHPLAPGRKTPAANCPQCRDRNHSVKGCPCLEAGRWCHSFHAATLDPKRIDAWWAAEPSAGVGIACGPANLVVIDVDAHQASVPDRSRLLSGIPIHDSVNLEGLTSGFDTLALLAALRRQPDPVTDRDTLRVRTPSGGLHIWYRNPRPEVRFRCSTGSGKVALAWQVDVRAHGGYIVAPTTRTKDGTYQAEEGARLPAPLPGWLHDELVRTGHVMDPPRSAPALPAARRRGRSRPKAAVRALAPLLEQVAQCAAAPEGTGFTEKLNRAAYTAGGLVAAGHLDEATVRDQLLQAANCARPWQTTRNENIIDTALAAGAVRPFRLEGP; encoded by the coding sequence GTGCATCCGCTGGCCCCGGGCCGCAAGACACCGGCCGCGAACTGCCCGCAGTGCAGGGACCGGAACCATTCAGTGAAGGGGTGTCCGTGCCTTGAGGCAGGGCGGTGGTGCCACAGTTTCCATGCCGCCACGCTTGACCCGAAGCGCATTGACGCCTGGTGGGCGGCGGAGCCTTCGGCGGGGGTGGGCATCGCCTGCGGACCGGCCAACCTGGTCGTCATCGACGTCGACGCCCACCAGGCGTCGGTGCCGGACCGCAGCCGCCTGCTGAGCGGTATCCCGATCCATGACTCGGTGAACCTCGAAGGACTGACCTCTGGTTTCGACACGCTGGCCCTGCTCGCGGCGCTGCGCCGCCAGCCCGACCCGGTCACGGACAGGGACACGCTGCGCGTGCGCACGCCCTCGGGCGGACTGCACATCTGGTACCGCAACCCCCGCCCGGAGGTGCGCTTCCGCTGCTCCACGGGCTCCGGCAAGGTCGCACTGGCCTGGCAGGTCGACGTCCGCGCCCACGGCGGCTACATCGTCGCCCCGACCACCCGGACTAAAGACGGCACCTACCAGGCTGAGGAAGGCGCGCGGTTGCCCGCGCCGCTGCCCGGCTGGCTGCACGACGAACTCGTGCGCACCGGCCACGTGATGGACCCGCCCCGTTCGGCCCCTGCCCTTCCTGCAGCCCGCCGCCGGGGCAGGAGCCGCCCCAAGGCCGCGGTGCGGGCGCTGGCTCCGCTGCTGGAGCAGGTCGCGCAATGCGCGGCCGCCCCCGAAGGGACTGGCTTCACCGAGAAACTCAACCGCGCCGCCTACACCGCCGGCGGCCTGGTCGCGGCAGGCCACCTCGACGAGGCCACTGTTCGCGACCAGCTGCTGCAGGCGGCCAACTGCGCTCGCCCCTGGCAGACCACCCGCAACGAGAACATCATCGACACCGCCCTGGCCGCCGGAGCCGTCCGCCCGTTCCGTCTTGAAGGACCCTGA
- a CDS encoding ISL3 family transposase produces the protein MNEARPQLHELLFSSVQGVSLESVDMANAGVQVEARSTAMRVACPGCGRWTGRVHGSYLRFPRDLPTAGKFVVVSLRVRRFVCAESSCPRKTFAEQVPGLTRQFGRRTERLRSTLVTVGLALAGRAGARMTDALGVPVSRNTLLRLIASLPDPPVTEPRVVGVDEYAQRKGRIYGTVLVDVETRRPIDLLPDREADTLAAWLAERPGIEIVCRDRAPFFAEGATRGAPQAIQIADRWHLWHNLGEAAEKCVYRHRGCLRPAPAPPDEPPEEAEPAASSPWPTGHRFAERTRAKHATIHALLKAGHCKRSVARQLGMTLNTILRFSRAATPEDLFTGQWQSRATKLDAYKPYLDLRWQEGCTNAWKLWEEIREQGYPDGYGNVRNYVSRTLRGKPQPVGPRPPSARAVTRWLLTHPDALVESDQIQLKAVLANCPELDVLAKHVRTFAHMVTDLQGDQLPEWIESARASTGLPSLNRFAHHLEHDLDAVVAGLSQPWSSGAVEGHVNRIKMLKRQMFGRAGFELLRKRVLLAK, from the coding sequence GTGAACGAAGCACGGCCGCAGCTGCATGAGCTGCTGTTCTCCTCAGTGCAAGGCGTGTCCCTGGAGTCCGTCGACATGGCCAACGCGGGTGTCCAAGTCGAGGCCCGGAGCACGGCCATGCGGGTGGCTTGTCCGGGCTGCGGGCGCTGGACGGGGCGAGTACATGGTTCCTATCTGCGGTTTCCTCGTGATCTGCCGACGGCGGGCAAGTTCGTCGTGGTGTCGTTACGGGTTCGGCGGTTCGTCTGTGCGGAGAGCTCCTGTCCTCGCAAGACCTTTGCCGAGCAGGTTCCGGGGCTCACCCGCCAGTTCGGCCGACGGACCGAGCGGCTGCGATCCACGTTGGTCACGGTCGGTCTCGCGCTCGCGGGTCGGGCTGGCGCCCGGATGACGGACGCGTTGGGGGTTCCGGTCAGCCGGAACACTCTGCTGCGGCTGATCGCCTCGCTGCCCGATCCTCCGGTCACGGAGCCCCGCGTGGTCGGCGTGGACGAATACGCCCAGCGCAAGGGCCGCATCTACGGAACTGTGCTCGTCGACGTCGAGACACGTCGCCCAATCGATCTCCTGCCGGACCGGGAGGCGGACACGCTGGCGGCCTGGCTCGCCGAACGGCCCGGCATCGAGATCGTCTGCCGCGACCGAGCCCCCTTCTTCGCCGAGGGCGCGACCCGTGGCGCCCCACAGGCCATTCAGATCGCGGACCGGTGGCACCTCTGGCACAACCTGGGCGAAGCCGCCGAGAAGTGCGTCTATCGACACCGCGGTTGCCTGCGCCCCGCACCAGCACCGCCTGATGAACCACCGGAGGAGGCGGAGCCGGCCGCGTCATCGCCCTGGCCGACGGGCCACCGGTTCGCCGAACGCACCCGCGCCAAGCACGCCACCATCCACGCGCTACTGAAGGCCGGCCACTGCAAGCGGTCCGTCGCCCGGCAGCTCGGCATGACACTCAACACGATCCTGCGCTTCTCCCGGGCCGCCACACCAGAGGACCTGTTCACCGGCCAGTGGCAAAGCCGCGCGACCAAGCTCGACGCCTACAAGCCCTACCTCGACCTGCGCTGGCAGGAAGGCTGCACCAACGCCTGGAAGCTGTGGGAGGAGATCAGAGAGCAGGGCTACCCGGACGGCTACGGCAACGTCCGCAACTACGTGAGCAGGACTCTGCGCGGCAAACCCCAGCCGGTCGGACCCCGGCCGCCATCGGCCCGCGCCGTGACCCGCTGGCTCCTGACCCACCCAGACGCCCTGGTCGAAAGCGACCAGATCCAGCTCAAGGCCGTGCTGGCCAACTGCCCCGAACTGGACGTCCTCGCCAAGCACGTGCGGACCTTCGCCCACATGGTCACCGACCTGCAAGGCGACCAACTGCCAGAGTGGATCGAATCAGCCAGAGCATCCACCGGCCTGCCCAGTCTCAACCGGTTCGCCCACCACCTCGAACACGACCTTGACGCCGTCGTCGCCGGCCTCTCCCAACCGTGGAGCTCCGGTGCCGTCGAAGGCCATGTCAACCGGATCAAGATGCTCAAGCGCCAGATGTTCGGCCGCGCAGGATTCGAGCTCCTCCGCAAGCGCGTCCTGCTCGCCAAATGA
- a CDS encoding GNAT family N-acetyltransferase, translating into MVPGLAVAGFLWTAIVKVGGQPPGFVSIDGKRYSIEVIYVTPEHRGHGVATMILVGVARACPQQLALKAPLSPGGEALGARLGLPSVESTPEEIREMQETIQHAEIPWPTSAGRRGSCRRSS; encoded by the coding sequence ATGGTGCCCGGCCTCGCCGTCGCCGGATTTTTGTGGACCGCGATTGTCAAGGTTGGCGGCCAACCCCCTGGGTTCGTCTCTATCGACGGCAAGCGTTACTCCATCGAGGTCATCTACGTGACCCCAGAGCACCGCGGTCACGGCGTGGCCACGATGATCCTGGTCGGCGTGGCCCGTGCGTGTCCGCAGCAGCTGGCCCTCAAGGCACCGCTGAGCCCGGGCGGAGAAGCCCTCGGCGCCCGCCTCGGTCTGCCCAGCGTGGAATCCACGCCCGAGGAGATCCGTGAGATGCAGGAGACCATCCAGCACGCGGAGATACCATGGCCGACCTCGGCGGGCCGGAGGGGCTCATGCCGGAGGAGTTCCTGA